The Lepeophtheirus salmonis chromosome 6, UVic_Lsal_1.4, whole genome shotgun sequence DNA window GGATTAGGTCTCCCAGTCCTTTGTCTCCAACTCGAGTCACACGTAAGGAGGAAAAACATCAGCTCCAGCAACTCAACAACAGACTTGCTGGATATATTGACAGGGTATGTAGTGATTTAGGGTTGTTTCATGTTAAAtgtgatatttaatatattgtttttttaaaggtacgAAGCTTGAATTCTCATATTGGGTCATTAGAGTCCAAGGTAGCTTCTATCGAGGAAACGAAACACTCTGAAATAACCagcataaaattcaaatatgataaaGAACTAGGATACACAAGGAAGGCTCTCGATGATGTCGCTAAGGAAAGGGCTAAATTGCAAATTGATGCAGAAAAATTGGAGAGAGAAAATCGGGATCTACGTATCGAAAATtctcaaagagaaaaaaattgtaatgatcTCGAAAAACAAATTAAGGCCTTGATGGCTAAAATAGCTGCAGTGAGTAACTAACACCATTTTGTATACTAAACCGTGtactaatcttttttatttattgctaaaTTTAGCTCACTAACGATGTTGATGATCTCAGACGTGATGTCAATATACTACGTCCTGAAAATgctaaattgaaaaagaaacttGAGGATGCACGTAAAAATTTAGAAGCCGAAACACTCCAGCGCATTGATGCTCAAAATCAACTCCAAACTAGCCAAGAGGGTCTCAAATTTGATAATGAAGTTCTTCAAACTCAATTGAATGAAACCAGGAGGATTAAGGCCGTTGAAATTTCGGAGATGGATGGTAAATACAGAGAAGAATATGATTCTAAACTTAGAGAACAATTGGAATCGATGAGATCTTCATATGAATCACTTATGGACTCAAACCGAGGAGATATTAATCGTAAATACGACGCTgatcttgaaaaatataagaggCTTTATGCCGAATCTCGAAGCAGTGGAGCTGGCCAGGCTCAGGAACTTCGTGAATATCAGACCAAGATTTCAGGTCTTGTCTCTCGTAATTCTGAATTAGAGGCTTCTAACTCTGCTCTCAATACCAGAATGAGTGAACTCTTGAGAGAGATGGAAGATTCTGAAGCTTGTCATCGTCGTGAGCTTGCACAACGAGATGAAGAACTCCGAAGCAAGGATGAGGAGATGGAGAGCATGCTTAAAGATTACAATGCTCTCATGGAGATTAAAGTTGCTTTGGATATGGAAATTGCGGCCTATCAAAAACTCTTGGAAGGAGAAGAGGCTCGTCTTGGTTTATCTCAAGTTGAGTCACCTTCTTCATCAATGGTTTCCTCTTCCggaaaattttcttctttttttgactcAGGAAGTGGATTTGGAAAGGGGATGAAGAGAAAACGTATTTTGGAAGAAGAGTCTGAAAGCTATGACACTGTTTCGGAATTGAAGGGCAAACCCAGTGTTATCATTGAGCCCTTGGATGATGATGCTAAAGGAATCACTATTTCAAATCATACTGATGATGATATTAGTATTGGTGGATGGAAGTTATCTTGTATTGTAGGTAGCAAGGAAGAAGAACTTGAAAACGGAGTAGACACAGTATTCAAATTTCACCGCTCTATTGTCCTACCAACTGGCAGTAGTAGCACTGTTTACTCGTCTGATGCAACAGACGTGGtatgtcatatttattatttgatatgacATTAATGTTGACTTAacgttatttttcttcttttttttgtaacaggATCATTCTCCCCCAACTTCACtgatcatgaaaaataaaagctgGAGTAAAGGCGAATACTCAGTTGTAACTCTTACCAACAAGGATGAAGAGGTCGAGTCTATCCGTGTTACAAAGAAAATCAAGAGTTACTCCTCAAAGAGACACGATGGTGGAGGATCATCATCTGGAGAGATCTATCATCATTCTGGAGATCCCTCTAAGTGCTCcgtaatgtaaaataataaaagcttcGAACTCTATTAAAAACTCAGAAAAACTTAGCGATGGTCTATAAATATTAGTTCGTAA harbors:
- the LOC121121079 gene encoding lamin Dm0 translates to MATRTSRRGTKEHTPIVTPPSSTGSSRIRSPSPLSPTRVTRKEEKHQLQQLNNRLAGYIDRVRSLNSHIGSLESKVASIEETKHSEITSIKFKYDKELGYTRKALDDVAKERAKLQIDAEKLERENRDLRIENSQREKNCNDLEKQIKALMAKIAALTNDVDDLRRDVNILRPENAKLKKKLEDARKNLEAETLQRIDAQNQLQTSQEGLKFDNEVLQTQLNETRRIKAVEISEMDGKYREEYDSKLREQLESMRSSYESLMDSNRGDINRKYDADLEKYKRLYAESRSSGAGQAQELREYQTKISGLVSRNSELEASNSALNTRMSELLREMEDSEACHRRELAQRDEELRSKDEEMESMLKDYNALMEIKVALDMEIAAYQKLLEGEEARLGLSQVESPSSSMVSSSGKFSSFFDSGSGFGKGMKRKRILEEESESYDTVSELKGKPSVIIEPLDDDAKGITISNHTDDDISIGGWKLSCIVGSKEEELENGVDTVFKFHRSIVLPTGSSSTVYSSDATDVDHSPPTSLIMKNKSWSKGEYSVVTLTNKDEEVESIRVTKKIKSYSSKRHDGGGSSSGEIYHHSGDPSKCSVM